The sequence GATATATATGCTTTCACCTGAAATTTTAGATCTAATACCAAAAAATGAGTTTTATGATATGCCTACGCTGTTTGAAAAGCTAATAAAATTAAGTAAAAATATTATATCATTTCCGATCAGAGAATATTGGCTTGATATCGGACGTATTGAAGAATACCAAAGAGCAAATGAAGAATATAAAGAAGTTTTTTAATGTATAAAAACAATAGTTTTTTAGCGATTATACCGGCAAGAGGAGGTAGCAAGGGGCTACCTGGAAAAAACATTAAAGAATTATGTGGAAAACCACTTGTCGCATGGAGTATAGAGGCTGGGCTCAAAAGTAAATACATCGATGAGGTAATGGTTAGCACTGACGATGAGAAAATTGCAGAAATTTCAAAAAAGTATGATGCAAATGTTCCTTTTTTAAGACCAAGCGAGTTGGCAAGCGATACTGCTACAACTTTTGACACCGTAAAACATACTATAGATTATTATAAAAATGAATTAAAAAAAGAGTTTGACTATATTGTTTTATTAGAGCCCACATCGCCTTTGAGAGAAAATGATGATGTAGATACAATGATAGAAAAAATAGTAGATAATCAAGAAAAATTTGACTCAATATCTAGCATAGGGGAAGTGCATGAGCATCCATCTATCATGAAGAAAATTTTAAATAATGGTTATATAGTGCCATTTTGTAAAGAGCTCAAATTTACTACAAGGCGACAGGATAATGAAAAGGCATATTTTCCTTATGGAGTTGCTTATATAGTTAAAATAAAAAATTTTCTAGAAGAAAAAACATTTTATACGCAAAGAAATACTTTTTATGAGATAAAGCGATATCAATGTTACGAAATAGATGATCTATATGATTTTTTGGCAATCGAAAATATAATGAAATACGAATGGAGATTGAAATGAATTTTCTAGTAATCGGTCTGGGTTCAATGGGTAAAAGAAGAATTAGAAATTTAATCGCGCTTGGTTATAAAGATGGTATTGCTGGTTTTGAGCCAAGAGAGGATAGAAGGAGTGAGGTAGAAAGAAAATATAATATTAAAACTTTTGATAGCCTTGAAAAAGCGATGGGTGAATTTATTCCAGATGTATTCATAATATCTACTCCTCCAAATATGCATATGTATTATGCATATTTGGCTGAAAAAAACAATATCAACTGTTTTGTAGAGGCTTCTGTTGTTGAGGCTGAAAAAATTTTAGAATTATCAAAGAGAATAAAAGATAAAAAAATTTTGATAGCACCATCTTGCACAATGAAATATTATCCTATTTCTATAAAGATAAAAGAACTGATTAATAAAAAAGCAATAGGCAAAATCCTTAATTATAACTATCAAACTGGTCAGTATTTGCCAGATTGGCACCCTTGGGAAAAAATAGAAGACTTTTATGTTTCAAATCCTGATACTGGTGGCTGTAGGGAAATAGTTCCATTTGAGTTAACATGGTTAAATGATATTTTCGGTGACTCTAGACCACTGGCGTGCGTGAGAAAAAAAATAACAGATATTAATGCTAATATAGATGATATATATCATTGTATTTTAGAACATTCAAATAATGTATTGGGAAATTTAACTATAGAAGTAATATCAAAACCTAGAGCTACTAGGGAAATGAGAATATTGGGTTCAGAAGGTGAAATAGTTTATAGTGCAGATAATAATGAACTCAGATACATAAATACTAATATGAATGATTGGAATAGGATAAAATTTGGCACAGGAACAGTAGAAAGTGGATATATTAATCCGGAGGAGCCATATATTAATGAGTTAAAAGATTATATAAATAGTATAAAAGAGGTCAACAACGGAGAGGTGCCGACATACCCAAATAGACTAGAGGATGATTACAGGGTATTGCAGAACTTATATAAGCTAGAAGAAATAAGCGAGGGAAGACATGACTTATCAAGATAGATTATTAAAAGCAATACCGGGCGGTGCCCATACTTACAGTAGAGGATTTGACCAGTATCCAGCCAATGCCCCACAAATTTTAAAAAGAGGGAAAGGCGCATATGTATATGATGAAAATGGTAGAGAATTCTTAGACTATGGAATGGCGCTTAGGGCTGTAAATTTAGGCTACGCAAATGAAGAAATAAACAAAGCAGCGATCGAGCAAATAGAATTTGGAAACAATCTAACTAAGCCTAGCATGATAGAGCTAGAGGCTGCTGAATTATTAATAGATATGATAGATAGTGTTGACATGGTTAAATTTACTAAAAATGGCTCAACCGCAACAACAGCAGCTATCAAACTTAGTAGAGCATATACTGGAAGGGAGCTGGTTGCAAGATGTGCAGAACACCCATTTTTTAGCTATGATGACTGGTTTATTGGCTCTACTCAACTCACCAAAGGTATACCTCAAAAGGATACTGAGGGCACAAAGATGTTTGGTTACAACAACATTGAGAGCTTAGAGAGGCTTTTTGATGAATTTCCTAATCAAATAGCTTGTGTGATTTTAGAGCCGGCTACAACAGAGCACCCAAAAGATAATTTTTTACATAAAGTAAGAGATCTGTGCCGTAGAAATGGAGCAGTATTTATACTTGATGAGATGATAACTGGCTTTAGATGGCATCTAAAAGGGGCTCAATATTATTACGACATTAAGCCTGATTTATGTACTTTTGGAAAGGCAATGGCAAACGGATTTTCAG comes from Campylobacter concisus and encodes:
- a CDS encoding cytidylyltransferase domain-containing protein — its product is MYKNNSFLAIIPARGGSKGLPGKNIKELCGKPLVAWSIEAGLKSKYIDEVMVSTDDEKIAEISKKYDANVPFLRPSELASDTATTFDTVKHTIDYYKNELKKEFDYIVLLEPTSPLRENDDVDTMIEKIVDNQEKFDSISSIGEVHEHPSIMKKILNNGYIVPFCKELKFTTRRQDNEKAYFPYGVAYIVKIKNFLEEKTFYTQRNTFYEIKRYQCYEIDDLYDFLAIENIMKYEWRLK
- a CDS encoding Gfo/Idh/MocA family protein; translated protein: MNFLVIGLGSMGKRRIRNLIALGYKDGIAGFEPREDRRSEVERKYNIKTFDSLEKAMGEFIPDVFIISTPPNMHMYYAYLAEKNNINCFVEASVVEAEKILELSKRIKDKKILIAPSCTMKYYPISIKIKELINKKAIGKILNYNYQTGQYLPDWHPWEKIEDFYVSNPDTGGCREIVPFELTWLNDIFGDSRPLACVRKKITDINANIDDIYHCILEHSNNVLGNLTIEVISKPRATREMRILGSEGEIVYSADNNELRYINTNMNDWNRIKFGTGTVESGYINPEEPYINELKDYINSIKEVNNGEVPTYPNRLEDDYRVLQNLYKLEEISEGRHDLSR
- a CDS encoding glutamate-1-semialdehyde 2,1-aminomutase — protein: MTYQDRLLKAIPGGAHTYSRGFDQYPANAPQILKRGKGAYVYDENGREFLDYGMALRAVNLGYANEEINKAAIEQIEFGNNLTKPSMIELEAAELLIDMIDSVDMVKFTKNGSTATTAAIKLSRAYTGRELVARCAEHPFFSYDDWFIGSTQLTKGIPQKDTEGTKMFGYNNIESLERLFDEFPNQIACVILEPATTEHPKDNFLHKVRDLCRRNGAVFILDEMITGFRWHLKGAQYYYDIKPDLCTFGKAMANGFSVAAIAGKREIMQLGSIEFEGKERVFLLSTTHGAEMSGLGAFVAAMKFMKENNVVEYIWSYGTKLISMINELAKKYEIERNFVVGGIECSPYYLTFDKNGQNSLGLRTLFSQEMIKNGVLIPWVALSYAHGENELEKTKIALEKTFEVYKKAVDEGYEKYLVGNPIKPVFRRFN